One Ananas comosus cultivar F153 linkage group 1, ASM154086v1, whole genome shotgun sequence DNA window includes the following coding sequences:
- the LOC109722218 gene encoding uncharacterized protein DDB_G0271670-like encodes MEVVMPISPSHDFYFPSNSLYTSAPASPKPFGNPSEHYYFLSAPASPRGSSFNWEKKPEADAFDFAFEFSGEVEGEAPAAADELFEGGKIRPLNSSLRQSSTKSSDGCESQQGRGKGMVADAIQKINLLGNSSETASAGERGRGRAPASTAEGYSRGRRAARSLSPLRGGDGEFERSQNSAAPSSASLIRGCGSKKWSLKDFFLFRSASDGRVIGRGSKDPLRKYTLLPSSSSSSSSSSSSFTSPSKVKKNNETGAMTSKGGKGSMAAVHETHYTANRAASEEMKKKTPLPFHRNSLFGYLRFNPAINSIGRRLNSYTLSRGRS; translated from the coding sequence ATGGAGGTGGTGATGCCAATATCACCCTCCCATGACTTCTACTTCCCTTCAAATTCTCTCTACACAAGTGCGCCGGCGAGCCCGAAGCCCTTCGGTAACCCGTCGGAGCACTACTACTTCCTAAGCGCCCCCGCGAGCCCCCGCGGATCCTCCTTCAACTGGGAGAAGAAGCCCGAAGCCGATGCCTTCGACTTTGCTTTCGAATTCTCCGGAGAGGTCGAGGGGGAGGCCCCCGCGGCTGCCGACGAGCTCTTCGAGGGGGGCAAGATTCGCCCGTTGAATTCTTCTCTACGACAATCGTCTACGAAGAGTAGCGACGGATGTGAGTCACAACAAGGGCGAGGAAAAGGGATGGTTGCTGATGCTATCCAAAAGATCAATCTGCTAGGAAACAGCTCAGAAACAGCCTCGGCaggtgagagagggagagggagagcgcCCGCCTCGACCGCCGAGGGCTATTCAAGAGGCCGGAGGGCGGCGCGGTCCCTCTCTCCGTTGAGAGGAGGCGACGGGGAGTTCGAGAGGTCGCAAAACTCCGCCGCCCCTTCCTCGGCCTCTTTGATAAGAGGTTGTGGGAGTAAGAAGTGGAGTCTCAAGGACTTCTTCCTCTTCCGAAGCGCGTCCGATGGGCGCGTGATCGGAAGAGGAAGCAAAGATCCCCTACGCAAGTATACTTTacttccttcttcctcctcctcctcttcctcttcgtcgtCGTCATTTACGTCGCCATCGAAAGTAAAAAAGAACAACGAAACCGGCGCTATGACGTCGAAAGGTGGGAAAGGCTCGATGGCCGCCGTGCATGAGACGCATTACACCGCGAACCGAGCGGCGTCggaggagatgaagaagaagacgcCGCTGCCCTTCCACCGGAACAGCCTCTTCGGCTATCTGAGGTTCAATCCGGCGATAAACAGCATCGGCCGGAGGCTCAACAGCTACACCCTTTCCCGCGGCCGATCCTAA